The proteins below are encoded in one region of Rhodoluna lacicola:
- a CDS encoding DUF3099 domain-containing protein — protein sequence MAKAQSLTSIEQSPEDERKSRMFKYLIAMTIRVICIVLAMVVQGWFMWVCFAGAIFLPYFAVVIANGVGSGSSKDSAPKAVAPTLVIDASSFTSSTSPSDGPRAN from the coding sequence GTGGCAAAAGCCCAAAGCCTCACCTCGATCGAGCAGTCGCCTGAGGATGAGCGCAAATCGCGCATGTTCAAGTACCTAATTGCCATGACGATTCGAGTAATTTGCATAGTCCTGGCAATGGTGGTTCAGGGCTGGTTTATGTGGGTTTGCTTTGCCGGGGCTATTTTCTTGCCCTATTTTGCCGTGGTGATTGCCAATGGCGTTGGATCGGGTTCATCGAAGGATTCGGCACCTAAGGCCGTGGCGCCTACTCTGGTTATTGATGCCAGCTCATTTACCTCCTCTACCTCGCCAAGCGATGGACCGCGAGCAAATTAA
- a CDS encoding beta-ketoacyl-ACP reductase produces MNAPRTVLITGGNRGIGRSIAEEFIAQGHRVAVTVRSGQGPAGALSVVADVTDPASLDKAFAEVEEKLGAVEVLVANAGITRDTLLMRMTDEEFEDVINTNLNGVFRVLRRATKGMIKAKYGRVILIGSVVGLLGSAGQVNYSAAKSALVGMARSITRELGARGITANVVAPGFIDTDMTAALPEAQQDEYKKKIPAGRFAQPEEVAKVVAWLASDEASYISGAVIPVDGGLGMGH; encoded by the coding sequence ATGAACGCCCCAAGAACTGTTCTGATTACCGGTGGTAACCGCGGCATTGGCCGTTCAATCGCCGAGGAATTCATTGCCCAGGGGCACAGGGTTGCCGTTACCGTTCGAAGCGGCCAAGGGCCGGCTGGGGCGCTTAGCGTTGTGGCCGACGTCACTGACCCAGCTTCGCTGGATAAGGCTTTCGCCGAGGTAGAGGAAAAACTTGGTGCTGTTGAAGTTCTAGTTGCCAACGCCGGGATTACCCGTGACACCCTTCTGATGCGCATGACCGACGAAGAATTCGAAGATGTTATCAACACAAACTTGAACGGTGTTTTCCGAGTTTTGCGTCGCGCCACCAAAGGCATGATCAAGGCCAAATATGGTCGAGTCATTCTCATTGGTTCGGTAGTGGGTCTGCTTGGCTCGGCGGGTCAAGTTAACTACTCGGCGGCAAAGTCTGCTCTGGTGGGCATGGCGCGTTCGATCACCCGGGAGCTTGGCGCTCGTGGCATCACTGCAAACGTTGTTGCACCAGGATTCATTGACACCGATATGACCGCGGCTCTTCCCGAAGCACAACAAGACGAATACAAGAAGAAGATTCCTGCCGGTCGCTTCGCGCAACCTGAAGAGGTAGCCAAGGTTGTTGCCTGGTTGGCAAGCGACGAAGCAAGCTACATATCCGGGGCAGTAATTCCGGTTGACGGTGGCCTTGGTATGGGTCACTAA
- the glgA gene encoding glycogen synthase, protein MRIDLVTKEYPPFIYGGAGVHVAELVKVLRQHIEVRVRCFGEDRNETDTYSYAHGPEFDQANGALQTMATDLSMVSDIAGADLVHSHTWYANFTGQVAGALHGIPHLITAHSLEPLRPWKEQQLGGGYRLSSMIERNAYEQAAGIIAVSDGMRKDILRAYPQIDPAKVSVVHNGIDLDAFQAANNPDLVRANGVDPEKRSVVFVGRITMQKGLPYLLKAAKELPSDVQLVLCAGAPDTPQILQEVTDLVTELRKTRDNVVWVEKHLSRAELIAMLSAATVFACPSIYEPLGIVNLEAMACGTPVVATATGGIPEVVAHNETGLLVEIDQLQDGSGKPLNESKFVADFAAALNQMLESPKLSEFGKAGRARVEQHFSWDSIAAETIRVYKRAIEATA, encoded by the coding sequence ATGAGAATCGATTTGGTGACCAAGGAATATCCACCGTTCATTTACGGTGGAGCTGGCGTACATGTCGCTGAATTAGTGAAAGTTTTGCGTCAACACATTGAAGTTAGGGTTCGTTGCTTCGGCGAAGACCGTAATGAAACCGATACATACTCTTATGCGCACGGCCCCGAATTCGACCAAGCCAACGGAGCACTTCAAACGATGGCAACTGACCTAAGTATGGTCTCAGACATCGCAGGGGCTGACCTGGTGCACTCTCACACTTGGTATGCGAATTTCACAGGACAAGTTGCAGGTGCTTTGCACGGCATCCCACACCTCATAACCGCGCACAGCCTTGAACCGCTGCGCCCATGGAAAGAACAGCAATTAGGCGGGGGATACCGACTCTCATCAATGATTGAGCGCAACGCCTACGAACAGGCTGCGGGCATTATCGCCGTTTCTGATGGCATGAGGAAAGACATCTTGCGCGCCTACCCGCAAATTGATCCGGCAAAAGTATCGGTGGTACACAACGGAATTGACCTGGACGCTTTTCAAGCGGCAAACAACCCGGACCTAGTGCGCGCCAACGGAGTGGACCCCGAAAAACGATCGGTTGTTTTTGTGGGTCGCATCACAATGCAAAAGGGACTTCCTTACCTCTTGAAGGCAGCAAAGGAGTTGCCAAGCGATGTTCAATTGGTGCTTTGCGCTGGCGCACCCGATACACCTCAGATTTTGCAGGAAGTTACCGACCTAGTGACAGAGCTTCGAAAAACTCGAGACAACGTTGTATGGGTAGAGAAGCACCTGAGCCGGGCAGAACTTATCGCAATGCTTTCCGCGGCTACCGTATTTGCGTGCCCATCCATATACGAACCACTCGGCATCGTAAATCTTGAAGCCATGGCCTGCGGAACCCCGGTAGTCGCCACAGCAACCGGAGGAATTCCAGAGGTTGTTGCCCACAACGAAACCGGCCTGTTGGTTGAAATTGATCAACTGCAAGACGGCAGCGGCAAACCGCTTAACGAGTCCAAATTTGTTGCAGATTTTGCCGCGGCACTGAACCAGATGCTAGAGAGTCCAAAATTGTCAGAATTTGGCAAGGCCGGCAGAGCACGCGTCGAGCAACATTTCAGCTGGGACAGCATCGCGGCCGAAACAATTCGCGTCTATAAGCGCGCCATCGAGGCAACAGCATAG
- a CDS encoding exonuclease domain-containing protein, whose translation MNDQLSFDFNTTMPEWAKQIAVFDLETTGLDLTDARIVTACAVELDASGNVVGTNSEWLANPGIEIPTQASDVHGVTTEIAVREGRPADVVIAELLATLRDFFARGLPVVAYNAPYDFTILHYEALRHGLEPLKLGSVIDPLVIDKFKDKYRKGKRRLENAAEFYQVPLEDAHNATADAVAAGRVAQAIAKRWADELPATAGELHDAQIRWSEAIDADFESYMRRSVNPDFTATRGWPLKLA comes from the coding sequence ATGAATGACCAGCTTAGTTTTGATTTCAACACCACTATGCCTGAGTGGGCAAAGCAAATTGCAGTTTTTGACCTTGAAACGACCGGCCTAGACCTAACCGATGCTCGAATCGTCACCGCCTGCGCGGTTGAACTGGATGCATCGGGAAATGTAGTTGGCACAAATTCAGAGTGGCTAGCAAACCCTGGTATTGAGATTCCAACTCAGGCAAGTGATGTTCACGGAGTAACCACCGAAATTGCGGTTCGTGAAGGTCGCCCGGCCGACGTAGTAATCGCGGAATTGCTCGCGACACTTAGAGACTTTTTTGCGCGTGGACTGCCGGTCGTTGCTTATAACGCTCCTTATGATTTCACGATTTTGCATTATGAGGCCTTGCGTCACGGTTTAGAGCCCCTAAAACTTGGCTCAGTCATAGATCCACTTGTTATCGACAAGTTCAAAGACAAGTACCGCAAAGGAAAGCGCAGACTAGAAAACGCGGCAGAGTTTTATCAGGTGCCGCTTGAAGATGCTCACAACGCAACTGCAGACGCGGTTGCCGCTGGTCGCGTTGCTCAGGCAATTGCTAAACGTTGGGCTGACGAATTGCCTGCCACTGCCGGTGAATTGCATGATGCGCAGATTCGTTGGAGTGAAGCAATTGATGCAGACTTTGAGTCATACATGCGTCGAAGTGTAAACCCAGATTTCACAGCCACCAGAGGCTGGCCACTCAAGCTCGCCTGA
- a CDS encoding SDR family oxidoreductase, translating to MSNPLAAGSLKGKVALVTGSSRGIGADTLGYFAEAGASVIVNYRNKEARALKIVDGINAAGGNAIAVGADLTDADSVKAMFEAAKNEFGQLDILVMNASGGMEAGLGEDYAMRLNRDSQVNLLKTALPYLNDGARVVFVTSHQAHFINTTPTMPEYLPVALSKRAGEDALREMIPTLAERNIGFTVVSGDMIEGTITATLLERANPGAIEARREGAGKLYNVQEFAAEVALAAVEPVPADNTRLVGDTSDFK from the coding sequence ATGTCTAACCCACTTGCAGCAGGATCACTTAAAGGGAAAGTTGCTCTAGTCACTGGCTCGTCAAGAGGAATTGGTGCGGACACTCTTGGCTATTTTGCCGAAGCTGGCGCATCGGTGATTGTGAACTACCGCAACAAAGAGGCTCGAGCGCTAAAGATTGTAGATGGCATCAATGCTGCAGGCGGCAACGCTATCGCAGTTGGTGCCGACCTAACCGATGCCGATTCTGTCAAGGCAATGTTTGAAGCGGCAAAAAACGAATTTGGTCAGCTAGACATCTTGGTCATGAACGCCTCGGGAGGAATGGAGGCAGGGCTTGGTGAGGACTACGCCATGCGCCTGAATCGCGATTCGCAGGTAAACCTGCTGAAAACCGCGCTGCCTTATCTAAACGATGGTGCCCGAGTTGTTTTTGTGACCAGCCACCAAGCTCACTTTATTAACACAACACCGACAATGCCGGAATACCTTCCGGTTGCTCTGTCAAAGCGTGCCGGTGAAGATGCTCTTCGCGAAATGATTCCAACCCTCGCAGAACGAAACATAGGCTTCACCGTAGTTTCTGGAGACATGATTGAAGGAACAATTACAGCAACCCTTCTTGAACGTGCCAACCCTGGAGCGATTGAAGCCAGACGTGAGGGAGCCGGAAAACTTTACAATGTTCAAGAATTTGCGGCAGAGGTTGCTCTTGCTGCAGTTGAGCCAGTGCCTGCGGATAACACCCGTTTGGTTGGCGACACATCTGATTTTAAATAG
- the serB gene encoding phosphoserine phosphatase SerB, translated as MTKYLVVFDVDSTLIEDEVIELLAEVAGKREEVAAVTERAMAGELDFAQSLIERVATLAGLPESVFADVQSRIRITTGAEETIAAIQAAGGKVGAVSGGFIQLLTPLAAELNLDFARANELEVVDGKLTGKVIGMIIDRSAKAEALREWSIASGLTNTVAVGDGANDLEMMALADLGVAFNAKPIVREKADVVIEGKDLRKLLELLTF; from the coding sequence GTGACCAAGTATCTAGTTGTATTCGATGTAGATTCAACCCTCATCGAAGATGAAGTAATTGAACTTTTGGCCGAGGTCGCTGGTAAGCGTGAAGAAGTCGCTGCCGTCACTGAACGCGCCATGGCCGGCGAACTTGATTTCGCCCAGAGCCTCATTGAGCGCGTTGCAACTCTTGCCGGACTTCCAGAATCCGTTTTTGCCGACGTTCAAAGCCGGATTCGAATCACCACCGGTGCCGAAGAAACCATTGCTGCCATTCAAGCCGCCGGCGGAAAAGTCGGCGCTGTTTCTGGTGGTTTCATTCAGCTGCTTACTCCCCTGGCTGCTGAGCTTAACCTGGACTTTGCTCGCGCGAACGAACTTGAAGTGGTTGATGGAAAACTCACAGGCAAAGTGATCGGAATGATTATTGACCGAAGTGCAAAAGCTGAAGCGCTTAGGGAATGGTCTATAGCCTCTGGTCTAACCAATACCGTTGCCGTTGGCGATGGAGCAAACGACTTAGAGATGATGGCTCTGGCCGACCTTGGAGTGGCCTTCAACGCAAAGCCAATCGTGCGTGAAAAAGCGGATGTTGTTATCGAGGGCAAAGACCTTCGCAAACTCCTTGAGCTACTGACTTTTTAA
- a CDS encoding ABC transporter ATP-binding protein, whose amino-acid sequence MSRVIDLNNVTVIRDGRPILNNVDWQVESDQRWVIVGPNGAGKTTLLRVAAAQIHPSSGSATILGQRLGEINVFELRTRIGFASSALAAHIPNSETVLNAVMTASYAVTGRWNEKYDDIDERRARRVLAEWHLENYADRAFGTLSDGEKKRTQIARAVMPDPELLLLDEPVASLDLAAREQTISIIGAYASAPAAPAMVMVTHHLEEIPAGFTHALLIRDGQVFAAGEIHHTLTSDKISESFGFGLNVDFTEGRFRVRAR is encoded by the coding sequence ATGTCTCGCGTCATCGATCTGAATAACGTCACAGTAATTCGTGACGGTCGACCAATTTTGAACAATGTGGATTGGCAGGTCGAATCAGATCAGCGCTGGGTGATTGTTGGGCCAAACGGGGCTGGAAAAACAACTCTGCTCAGAGTTGCAGCTGCACAAATTCACCCATCGAGTGGAAGTGCAACAATTCTTGGTCAGCGACTTGGTGAGATTAACGTCTTTGAACTCCGAACTCGAATCGGATTTGCTTCCTCAGCGCTTGCTGCTCACATTCCAAATTCCGAAACAGTATTAAACGCTGTGATGACTGCCAGTTACGCAGTTACCGGAAGATGGAATGAGAAGTACGACGACATCGATGAGCGCCGTGCTCGTCGAGTTTTAGCCGAGTGGCATCTTGAAAACTACGCGGACCGTGCCTTTGGAACCCTCAGCGATGGAGAGAAAAAACGCACCCAAATTGCCAGGGCGGTTATGCCAGATCCTGAGCTGCTGCTGCTTGATGAGCCGGTCGCCAGCCTTGACCTTGCTGCTCGAGAGCAAACTATTTCAATAATCGGTGCCTACGCTTCAGCCCCAGCTGCCCCAGCGATGGTCATGGTGACGCACCACCTTGAAGAAATTCCAGCCGGATTTACCCACGCGCTGCTGATCCGCGATGGCCAAGTTTTTGCGGCGGGGGAAATCCACCACACCCTAACCTCAGACAAGATCTCGGAGTCCTTTGGTTTTGGGCTAAATGTGGACTTTACCGAGGGAAGATTCCGGGTCCGCGCCCGCTAA
- a CDS encoding methylenetetrahydrofolate reductase, whose product MAETSLLRKSDLNSLSFGNISEISAARRNGAEPTLSFEFFPPKDEVGEANLWNAFEKLLEVSPDYVSVTYGAGGSNRERSLAVVERMSKQVLTIGHLTCVGATKSSTLEIVKFFEQVGVGAILALRGDSPKDDPDALSKGELKTALELVDLVREATDLEVGVAAFPEVHPESPNMEHDSRVLALKQASGAKFAVTQLFFSVQAYTDLVASAQAAGASLPIVPGVMPISNAKQIVRMAELSGAAIPDELLAKFDQAEDEDQAREIGMAYSTQLAKDLVAAGAPGIHIFTLNHHAAALELARGAGLCR is encoded by the coding sequence ATGGCCGAAACCTCACTACTGCGAAAATCCGATTTGAACAGCTTGAGCTTCGGCAACATTTCTGAGATTTCAGCCGCTAGACGCAATGGTGCAGAGCCCACTCTCTCATTTGAATTCTTTCCACCCAAGGATGAGGTTGGCGAGGCCAATCTTTGGAATGCCTTCGAAAAGCTACTTGAGGTATCCCCCGATTATGTGTCGGTGACCTACGGAGCCGGCGGTTCAAATCGCGAGCGTTCGCTTGCCGTTGTAGAACGAATGTCAAAACAGGTGCTAACGATTGGCCACCTAACCTGCGTCGGCGCAACCAAATCCAGCACTTTGGAAATTGTGAAATTTTTTGAACAGGTTGGGGTTGGCGCGATTTTAGCTTTACGAGGTGACTCGCCAAAAGATGACCCGGATGCACTGAGTAAGGGTGAATTAAAGACCGCGCTTGAGTTGGTAGATCTCGTTCGTGAAGCGACCGACTTGGAAGTGGGCGTTGCCGCTTTCCCAGAAGTGCACCCCGAGTCCCCAAATATGGAGCACGACTCCAGAGTGTTGGCGCTAAAACAGGCCTCGGGTGCCAAATTCGCAGTGACCCAATTATTTTTCAGTGTGCAGGCTTACACCGATTTGGTGGCTTCAGCCCAGGCAGCTGGGGCAAGTTTGCCAATCGTCCCGGGTGTAATGCCAATTAGCAATGCAAAGCAGATTGTGCGAATGGCAGAGCTAAGTGGTGCCGCAATCCCTGATGAATTGCTTGCCAAATTTGACCAAGCGGAAGATGAAGATCAGGCTCGTGAAATCGGAATGGCGTATTCGACCCAACTCGCCAAAGATCTAGTTGCTGCTGGAGCACCAGGCATACATATCTTTACCTTGAATCATCACGCCGCTGCTCTTGAATTGGCGCGTGGCGCCGGTCTTTGTCGTTAG
- a CDS encoding SURF1 family protein, translating into MKTLQTWKRWIVWLLLVSVFAVACFFLSQWQFSRRAEAVAKINSVAANFDQSPVPLSDLSALNSFDAKFEWRPVRLEGQFLADKAVLVRNRPYNGSPGFLQVIPFQLKSGELVAIETGWLPTRSDNQAPKIVPRPDQSFREIIGRVRPAEPTLNRQAPPGQIATINVDALIETENLSGEIYRKVYIRLADSYNDQALPKILPRPELTEGNHLSYALQWILFALMAFGALWWAIRQEFEARKIASDPNYRPKVRRKFGDADKAAEDAVS; encoded by the coding sequence ATGAAGACACTGCAAACTTGGAAGCGTTGGATCGTTTGGCTCCTGCTGGTTTCGGTGTTTGCGGTTGCCTGCTTTTTTCTTTCGCAATGGCAATTTAGCCGACGAGCTGAGGCCGTAGCCAAGATAAATTCAGTAGCAGCAAATTTTGACCAGTCCCCTGTGCCGCTGAGCGACCTATCCGCTTTGAATTCCTTTGATGCAAAGTTTGAGTGGAGACCGGTCAGACTTGAAGGTCAGTTTCTCGCAGATAAGGCTGTATTGGTAAGGAACCGTCCTTACAACGGCTCTCCAGGTTTCTTGCAAGTCATTCCGTTTCAACTGAAAAGCGGTGAACTAGTTGCAATCGAGACCGGCTGGTTGCCAACCCGAAGTGATAACCAGGCTCCAAAAATTGTGCCTCGTCCAGATCAGAGTTTTAGAGAGATCATTGGACGAGTTCGACCAGCAGAACCAACCCTAAATCGACAGGCTCCACCGGGACAGATTGCAACAATAAACGTTGACGCTTTGATCGAAACGGAAAACCTATCTGGCGAGATTTATCGCAAGGTTTACATTCGTCTTGCCGATTCTTACAACGATCAGGCACTGCCAAAAATTCTGCCAAGACCCGAATTAACCGAAGGCAATCATCTGAGCTACGCGCTGCAGTGGATCCTATTTGCGCTGATGGCTTTCGGTGCTCTGTGGTGGGCAATTAGACAAGAATTTGAAGCCAGAAAAATAGCCAGCGATCCAAACTATCGGCCAAAGGTTCGCCGAAAATTTGGCGATGCTGACAAGGCTGCTGAAGATGCGGTTAGCTAA
- a CDS encoding type B 50S ribosomal protein L31: MKADIHPTYEAVVFRDLASGVAFLTRSTVSSSKTIEWEDGNTYPVFDVEISSESHPFYTGKQRIMDAAGRVERFNARYKGFGA, from the coding sequence ATGAAGGCAGACATTCACCCAACTTACGAAGCAGTCGTATTCCGCGACTTGGCATCGGGTGTAGCGTTCCTTACTCGTTCTACTGTTTCAAGCAGCAAGACCATCGAGTGGGAAGACGGTAACACCTACCCAGTTTTCGACGTTGAAATCTCGTCAGAGTCACACCCTTTCTACACTGGTAAGCAGCGCATCATGGATGCTGCTGGTCGTGTTGAGCGCTTCAACGCTCGATACAAGGGCTTTGGCGCTTAG
- the glgC gene encoding glucose-1-phosphate adenylyltransferase: MSTPRVFGMVLAGGEGKRLMPLTADRAKPAVPFGGSYRLIDFALSNLINSGLRRIVVLTQYKSHSLDRHISQTWRMSPLLGSYVASVPAQQRLGKRWFSGSADAILQSMNLLSDERPDIVVVVGADHVYRMDFDQMIQAHIESGRGVTVAAIRQPLHLANQFGVIEVDDNDATKIAAFREKPSDPKPLADNPNEVLASMGNYVFSAQALIDAIEHDGTLEDSTHDMGGDIVPYFVGRDDAGVYDFTYNQIPGSTERDHSYWRDVGTMESYYEAHMDLISVMPVFNLYNHEWPVHTQQVNLPPAKFVHDGEGNQGRTTDSIVSLGTVVSGGIVERSVLSPNVRVHSRALVTDSVLLDGVQVGRDCTVRRAILDKSVVVADGASIGVDKQRDLDRGFFVSDSGITVVGKGVLVTP, translated from the coding sequence ATGAGCACTCCAAGAGTTTTCGGAATGGTACTGGCCGGTGGTGAAGGCAAGCGACTGATGCCATTGACGGCCGACCGAGCTAAGCCCGCGGTGCCTTTTGGTGGCAGTTATCGCTTGATTGATTTTGCTCTGTCGAATCTAATCAACTCTGGGTTGCGCCGTATCGTGGTCTTGACTCAGTACAAGTCGCACAGTCTTGACCGTCACATCTCACAGACCTGGCGAATGTCACCGCTGCTTGGCTCTTACGTTGCCTCGGTTCCTGCTCAACAGCGGCTTGGCAAACGCTGGTTTTCTGGAAGCGCAGACGCGATTTTGCAGAGTATGAATCTGCTCAGCGACGAGCGCCCAGACATTGTTGTCGTAGTGGGTGCCGATCACGTCTATCGCATGGATTTTGATCAAATGATTCAGGCTCACATTGAGTCCGGCAGAGGCGTTACCGTTGCTGCTATTCGTCAGCCGCTTCATTTGGCAAATCAGTTTGGTGTCATCGAAGTAGATGACAACGACGCAACTAAAATCGCAGCTTTCCGTGAAAAGCCGAGCGACCCAAAACCACTCGCCGACAACCCGAACGAAGTTTTGGCATCAATGGGCAACTACGTTTTTAGCGCTCAGGCACTGATTGATGCAATTGAGCACGATGGAACTCTTGAGGACTCCACCCACGACATGGGTGGCGACATCGTTCCTTACTTTGTTGGGCGCGATGATGCCGGCGTGTATGACTTCACCTATAACCAAATCCCCGGTTCAACCGAGCGCGATCACTCCTACTGGCGCGACGTAGGAACCATGGAGTCTTATTACGAGGCACACATGGACCTGATTTCGGTGATGCCGGTCTTCAATCTTTACAACCACGAGTGGCCAGTGCACACGCAGCAAGTAAACTTGCCGCCGGCTAAGTTCGTACACGATGGTGAAGGCAATCAGGGTCGAACAACAGACTCAATAGTTTCTCTTGGCACCGTGGTATCTGGTGGCATTGTGGAGCGAAGCGTGCTTTCGCCAAATGTGCGCGTTCACTCAAGGGCCTTGGTGACAGACTCAGTTCTTTTGGATGGTGTGCAAGTCGGCCGCGATTGCACGGTGAGACGAGCTATTCTCGACAAGAGCGTTGTCGTTGCCGACGGCGCATCGATTGGTGTCGACAAGCAGCGCGATCTCGATCGCGGCTTCTTTGTTAGCGATTCAGGTATCACGGTTGTTGGAAAGGGCGTTCTGGTTACACCGTGA